DNA from Aptenodytes patagonicus chromosome 30, bAptPat1.pri.cur, whole genome shotgun sequence:
AACGTCGTTTCCCGCGCGACTAGCGTAAGAATCAGCAGTTGCTTGATTCACGGTCATTAATTTGACCAAACACCTTTAATAAAACTCTTGATTTACCTCTAACTGAAACCGCacaggggcaatcccaggcctGCAAGCACCCGATGTTTCGTGGTAACTCCAAGAATCCTTAAGTGCCATTTAAAAGCATTGGCACAAGCGAGGCAAAGGAAGAGCCTCAAGCGCCTGAAGATGATGGAGATGAAGGTCATCATCTGCATCCACCAGCTGTTTCACTTCGTTTTACAACCAAGTACACATCAGAACTGCCTGGTAACTACGGCTTTCCAAAACACTGCTGGAGAAAGTCAATCACCCCTCAGTTATTCCAGAGCTCACAACCAAATCCCACTTCTCTGGGAGTCCGTCCGCTCTGAAGGAGTTTCACTCGAAATGAAACCGGACCGaagcttgcttttgcttttttccactgGAACCTACCCCAAGTCGGCCCGTTCCCAGCCTTGCCGGTAATCGCTACGTACAGCTCACAAACCCAATGTTCTACTTTTTACACTTTACAGACGACACAAACTGCAAGCAAGCCCGACCGATCTCAAGTATAAATTGTCCAAGATACCGgaatagtaataaaaaaagaacaaataattaaCTGCCCAAATACTTAGCGCTTTACTAGAGTAATGCCATTGTAACTCTGTAAAATAACACGAAGGGCCTGGGCAGAAATCAGGACCCCGCTGCGCTACTTGTTTCACAAACAGAGCTGGGGCTCACGACCTGGAGAATTTTCTAGGATAAAATCGGGAAAACGCGTTTGCTCGAGCCACCATCGCTGGACAGACTCGGTATTCTACGGCACAGAAATACCTCCGATTCCAAGCCTGCAAATATTTACGCCCAGGACGGCTTTGGTATTGTTACAAATCTGGATCTAATTGTAATTAAACCCAGATGTTAGCGCCCGCTGACCAGGGAAAATTATTCCAAGCTACCTGCGAGAACCCACGAGGCGCCTTCTCACGTTTGCGGGTGCCAGCCTCCCAAAACACTCCTCCCTTGGGTGGGACCCCAAAGAACTCGTACGCTCTGTacacagttatttttcttaaagctccCTTCATTTCCTCCAAGGAAGGCAAGAAGTTAGTTGAAATCCAGCCTAGTGAAGCATGTTTCTACAGTCAGAAAATACTACAACAGCCCAAGAAACGAGAGTCCTGTTTCCTGCGATTTCTAAAGACGGACGTTATCGCTCTTCTTGAAATCACTGAAGTTCATTTCTAGTGAGAACCCAGGAGCTGATGCTGCAGCATCACAGGATTCACGACGCACGCCTCTTGGGGAAAAGAACCACAGAACAAGTTAAAACCACAAACGCGCTCAGTAACGCACAATTCCTGACATCGCTCTTGATGATGATCGTCATTAGAAtttgagaaaaaagagaaactttcAAATTCCACCCTTGTTTTAAGCCTcgcctgctctgccctgctctccccctccTACGATTTCCACTACCAGCTTGACTTCACCAACAAACTTTCCACTCCAGTCGAGTCTTCCAACAGAAGGAACAGACTCTCCAAAACATTTGTTGGGGGGTGGATGAGAAAATGATAAACAATGCGAAAGCTTGAAACTTCTGCCCTAGATAAGGGGGAAGTTTAACGCACGTGAAGAAGcgcatttcatttcagaaagcttCTATGTTTTAAGTAagaatttgtcatttttaatctgtgtttttaGCCTATCATGCCTGAACAGGACGCTTGGAGGAGTGCAAAGCCTTAATGCCTTGCTTTTGTTTGCCAAAGCTCTTCAAGGTCTAAGGACACCGACAGCGTCTATTCCCCATCACAAAGCTACCTGGCTGACCGAGGTGATGGCAAACAAAAGCTTTCGGCTCTCGCAAAGCGGCAGTGACACGTaaggaggtttgtttttttttttctgaaccgtCCAGAAACTGAGCGGCTACAAATAACGGGATCGATGAGAACGAGGGGGATTTCGAGGAAGCGATGGGAGAGCCCGGATAAACCCCCGGAGAGTGAAGTTGAGGACCGGAGAGCGCGGTCCTGTCCCTAAGGGGAGGACGCGGGAACTTAAATCACACCAAAGGGGATGTTTCCACCTCGCCCGTGCCCCCCCCCACGCACCCTGAGAAGCCCGAAGGCCccggggagctgctgcttcccgccggggcggggggggagtcgGGAAGGGGGCCCGGGCCCCCCCAAGGACCgacctttccctcctccccactcccacACGGGCAGCACCGCCCGTCCCCACGCGTGTGCGCGGGGAACCGACCGCCACGGGGtgtagggggggggggagaaggggcaggcgGGCCGCTGCCGCCATTTGCAAGCGCGGCGAGAAcaaagcggcggcggcgggaaatggggggggggggggaagcacagcgcgacccccccccccccccgccccggcgccgcgACCCCCCCCACATCGTGaggggcggctgcgggggggggggggggggggtcgtgcgggagggaggcggggatGTGGCGCagccgctccccccccccaattcctgaggcccccccccagccctcccctcacTCACCCCCGGCCCAACGGCCGCCCGCCGCCATTTTGTCTCCACAGCACAATGGGCcgcgcagggagggagggaggggaagggggccgGGTCACCGCCGGCGCggcccgcggcccgccgccgccgccgccgccaccacccccccccctcctcctccgcctctctctccccccccccccccctcacgcacacacacacacacgggccTACCCGCCCTCCTCCGCGGCCCGTCCGCCCGGcaccgccccccggcccgccTCAGCGCCGGGCTCCCCCTCAGCCCCGGGGGTTGGGAAGGCGGTCGCGGTTCCTACCGGGGCCTGCCCGCGGAGGGTgtgtggggagggtggggggggggggggggggcggcctgctgctgctgctcctcctcctcctccctcggcggcggcggggcccgggcctgGGCCTGGCCGCGGTGCGGggcgcggtgcggtgcgcggTGCGGCGGGGCGCGAGACTGCAGCGCGgggggcggagccgccgccggcggggggcgCGCGGCtgtgcgcggggggggggggggggggagagagacgGGGCGTGaggttgggggggcggggggggggggggatagggAGTCACGTGGAGCGCGGCGGAGGGAGCCAATGGGTGAGGCCGGCGGGAGGGTGACGTAGGTGGGAGGTCGGTGCGGCGGGAGGTATTGCGCAggcgcggggcgggagcggctcggggagggggcggggccggccgggggtccactcccccccccgcccgcctctgGGGTGGGGGAGCGGTGATCCCCGGGGGGGAGGCGGCCGGCGGCCTGAGGGGATCGGGGGTCTACGGGGGCCAGTGGCCTGAGGGGACCGGGGGTCGGGGGCCTGAGGGGGCCAGTGGTCTGAGGGGACCGCTGGCCTGAGGGGACCGGGGGTCTGCAGGGGTCGGGGGCCTGAGGGGACCAAGGGGCGGGGGCCTGAGAGGACCACTGGCCTGAGGGGACTGGGGGTCTGCGGGGGTCAGGGGTCTGAGGGGACCACTGGCCTGAGGGGACTGGGGGTCTGCGGGGGTCAGGGGTCTGAGGGGACCACTGGCCTGAGGGGACCGGGGGTCTGCGGGGGTCAGGGGTCTGAAGGGGCCAGCGGTCTGTGGAGACCACTGGCCTGAGGGGACCGCTGGCCTGAGGTCTGAGAGGACCACTGGCCTGAGGGGACCGGGGGTCTGCGGGGGTCAGGGGTCTGAAGGGGCCAGTGGTCTGTGGAGACCGCTGGCCTGAGGAgaatgtggggcacaaagggaCCTGGGGTGCGGGGGAGAGCATATCCCCTGAGGGGCTGAGTGCGGGGGTGCCCACCCTTGGGGCCCTGAGGCCTCGGAGGGGGCTGTAGGCCAGCTGCCCGCCGTGGAAGTGAGCCCTTCAGGACGGAGAAGGGCTGCCATGCTGGTCTGTGCCCCCCCCCGGAGAAGGGCCCACCGACatcccggccccggggggcgcgAAGCCTGGGGCAGCCAAGAGCAGGGTTTGGCCAAGAGCCCCGCCGTCCCACACGGAAAGACACGAGTCGCTGCGGTATAGGGTTGATCTACAGCAGGGCACGGCTCCTACAGGCCCCTGGCGCGGGGGACACCGATGGGTGTCCGTCACCTTCCGTGGAGCTGCTGCCTGCGATGTGTTGGCGTGGCGGCAGAGGGTGCCACCCGGCCGCGGCCGCGTCTCCTGGCGTAACTCGTTAGAGCGCTGGTGGCCTTGGCAGCCGGAGGGACGGGGAAGAGACGAACAACCTCGCCACGTACAAATTAACCTGGCATCAAGCTCCCAAGAGCTTTGGGGTGCAGGATGAGCCCGTGGTCTCGTCGGCAAGTTCCTTCTCCCGCTGCAACATAGAAGGGAAACGATCTCAAAGACGTCTTTCGCTTTTGTTGAACTCGAGTATGAACTTAAATGATTGTAAGTGTCCAAACGAACGCttgctccttaaaaaaaaaaaaagcctattaagCCTCTGCTGGAGAGCGCTGCCTTCTGTGGGTCAAGGATCGTTTGACAATACCTCGTATTTAGTCAAAAAACCCAAGTCAGTGCAGCCCCAAACTCTGAAAATCGGGAGCAGACCGTTAAGGTGTGCGTTGAAGCAAGCTGTAACAGCCCGTTTTCGAGGCGAAAGCCAGCTGTATCTGTCACCTGCGCTGTCACGCTCTGCTCTTTCTCCAGGTGTTCCGCGCTGCCGGGCAGAAAAACACCGCGGAGACGAGCAGAAGCCACAACGAAGAGGAACTAAAGAGCGCGGTTGGACCAGCGGCTCCCCAGAggccccctccacccccaaccCCTCTCCGAAGGGCTGCAGAGAATTTGATAAAGGCTTTGCCGGGACGTTGGAGCCCTGTGAGGTCAGAAGGAAGCACGTGGCGGAAACGAGGTCCAAACAGGCACTTTTATTTCTGGTTGTAACGCTGACATCAATGGAACCGTCACACACGACATCGGGAACGCGCGCGGACGCTCCCGCCGGAGGTACGTCCTTGCATAGAAGCCCCGGTGCATAGTAGGAGTAGTTAATGCctcagaaatacattaaaaaagaagaaatttttgttGTAGAACATCAGCCCTGCGGtttttagtggggtttttttagctttttttactTGCCCTAGCCTGATTCAGGGAACGATTCAGAGCATGCGCGGTTTATAGGGACAGAAGTTGCATCTCAATACAGAAAAGAGCGCGATTATTCCGAAAGACAGACAAATTAATGGCCTTTAAATACACAGCTTTACATGGGAGACGTGCTCCAAGTGCACGGATCAGTCCACgcttgcagaaaagaaataaccCAAGTCATGGAGTGAAGCCTTTCCGGACACTAAAATCCCGCCGGACAGCTGCCCTCGCCTGAGTGGCTCcgattttttcaaaaaaaaccccctcatttACTGGAAGATTTGCCTCTCCGCTTTCCGAAGCTCTCGGCAAGCGCAGCGCCTGTagttttcagctttgaaaagccGGCGGCTGCTGCTTCGGCTTTTTGGAAATAAGAATCCCTAATTCTGCTCCTCAAATACTGGGTTTACAGAatgcagcagagccagccccacGGCCCAAAGAACACATTTTGCTAAATTTATTCTCTATTTGTATTTCCAGACCTAAAAATCTCTGCTGTATATTGGCTGTTTATGCAAATAAATCGAGTTAACTGATGGTCCTCTGCTATTTCGGACAGCGTTTCCACAACCAAAGTGTCTCGATATAAAAAGAGAACAGCTAAAGTGGAAGAGCGAGAGTAAACTTGCCCTCTACACAAAAAtttcaaacaggaaataaaaccaaCCACCTCAAAACCTACACaaggatgggagaggaaaaaaaattaaaataattttgtgctaGTGtagctgtaaactgaatatattcCCTTAATTATTCCCTTAATTATAACTTACCCCCTATCCCAAACCGAAAGGATTCTCTTTTTAGCTTTACCTTCGCCTTTTTAGCTTTCCCTTCGCCTTTTTAGCTTTCCCTTCGCCTTTTTAGCTTTACCTTCGCCTTTTTAGCTTTACCTTCGCCTTTTTAGCTTTACCTTCGCCTTTTTAGCTTTACCTTCGCCTTTTTAGCTTTACCTTCGCCTTTTTAGCTTTACCTTCGCCTTTTTAGCTTTACCTTCGCCTTTTTAGCTTTCCCTTCGCCTTTCCTTTTTAGCTCTCCCCCCGAGCGTTGGATCGGCTACATCGAGATGCGAGGAAAAAGGCGCTTTAGAGGAACGATGGCGTTTGATCCACGCCTGCGATCGGCTTAGGGAGACGTCAGCGGTGCTGCGCCGCCCCGGGCCAGAGCAGTTACGTCTCAGCGTGCTGCCAGGTAGGTATTTCAAAATCTGTCACAAAAAATAGTACTGGAAGAGATCGAAATAACGGCCACGGAACCGAAACAACTAGTGAAAGCAAAATatacaaaacccccaaaccatttAATAATTCCGATAGAAAACATTCCTTGTATCTTACAAAAATACTACAGGGATCTAAAGATTACTAAGAAATATgtataaaagaagcaaaatatatcCTTCAGCACAAATTAAACGTGGCTAAGGAAACGTCTGCGATAAAGAGGGTTTGCGTTTGTTAAGGCAGGGAGGTGCACGCGACCCCACAAGCCTCCTGCTGCCGctggccccccccctccccccgtgcTTTGGGAGCTGTTTAAATTGTCCGCCAAAGCCTcagtgcatttattttcaaaaaaaaaaaaaaaaaaagcaaaaaaaagaacaatttgtgGTGGCGACTATACCCGGGCGAGCCTCCTGTTGCTCAAAGGACACTTCAGCAGCTGCGCGTATCGGAGGAGATGTTGTAATTTTGTTAAACTTTATGTTTTTAAGTTTAATATTTGTGGTTTAGTGATGTTTAACCCCCTTTTAATCTATTTCTCAAGAACGTCCCCTTTTTCTCCTGACAGGAGCTGCCAAAGGTCTGGACCCTCCCATTAGAAACAGCAGTCAGCTACAAGTCCAGGCGACACCGTGGCACCTAAGGACGTAAGGCAACCTGTCGTTTGTCATTTGGTTTGCTTAAAATTACCTAatattaacctaaaaaaaaaatatatatatatatatatacacacacattactCCTTTCCCATGCCCGCAGGTGGGG
Protein-coding regions in this window:
- the LOC143171765 gene encoding uncharacterized protein LOC143171765 produces the protein MNLNDCVPRCRAEKHRGDEQKPQRRGTKERGWTSGSPEAPSTPNPSPKGCREFDKGFAGTLEPCEVRRKHVAETRSKQALLFLVVTLTSMEPSHTTSGTRADAPAGALPPSVGSATSRCEEKGALEERWRLIHACDRLRETSAVLRRPGPEQLRLSVLPGAAKGLDPPIRNSSQLQVQATPWHLRT